A stretch of DNA from Mycoplasma wenyonii str. Massachusetts:
CCTTTGTTCTTTCTAAAAAGAGTCTAATACTCTTCCCTTATTTATACTCACAAGCTCGTATAAATGAACTTAATTCTTCAAAAAGATATAGTCTTACTAACTTACTGCAAGCTTTAGAACTAGATTACTCAGAATTCAGAGAATTAATCTCCGAACTAGAGAGTCAAAAACTAATTTCTATCTTCTCTGAAAATACAGAAGAATTATTAACACTTAAATTAAGCTCTCCAGAGCCCCTTAAAGAACTAATTAAGTTAGAAAGTCTTACTAATCAATTACCACCTTTCAAGCAAGCAGAATTTAAATATGGTTTTGAAAAATACCAAGATGCAACTGAGCTAACTTTCTCTAAAAATACAGACTCTCCTCAAGACCCTCTTTCAACTCTTAATTCAGATCAAAAGAGTCTATATTGATCTTTTTATGATGAGCTCTACAAAACCGTTGAGAAAGAGCTGTCTGTCTCTCCAACCATTATTGAATTAATAGAACAATATCTAGAGAGTGAACAACTAAGTTCAGCTAGATTAATTGAGTTAGCTGCTCTTTCCCTGAGAGTTAATGAAACTAATAAGTACTATCTCTCTATCTCAGAACTCTCTAACTTAATTAATGAAGAGTTAGGTATTAATCAAAAAGAATTTAAGTGAGAAGAGTATCATTCTTTCTGACAAAACTTACATACTAAAAAAGATAAAAGAGCTTTAAAAAAAGAATTTAAAGCTCTATTCTGTGATTACTCTGAAATAACCTTTTATCTCAAACTAACTAAGAAAAAACAAGCTCCTGCAAAGTTAGAACAGTGAATACAAGATTGTCACAAAAAACACATTGAAAAGTTAATTATTAATGGTATGTTGTCTTTTGTCTACTCCCTACTCAAAAAGATTCCTATTAACTATCTAATAAAAATGAGTGACAGTCTTGTTAATGATGGAATAAATACTATAGATGAATTCTTAAACCATCTAAAGAGTTTTGCAAAACATGAACTTAAGAATAAGAATAGATTTAAGGTGCTTAATGAAGAACTTACAAGATAGATAACTCTTTTAGAGTCTTAAAGAGAATTAGTATTTCTTCTGGATTTAACTCACTAATTCTTGTATTCTTTGTTAATAACTTATTTTCTAAAAGAGATTCTTTCATTTCTTCTTCTAACTCTTCAAATATAGGATTATTCAGTAAAACCTTTCTGGGTCTAGAAAAACAACTCTTTACAAATACTGAATAATCTTTTAATGCTTGATCACTAGGTTGATATTTCTTTTTTAGAGAGAGAAAGATAGAGTCGACATTTGGTTTAGGAAAAAAATTAAGTCTTCCAATAACAAATAACTTCTTAATCTCACAAAAGGTTTGAAATAATACTGATAAAGAAGAATATTGTTTAGAGTTACAAGATGCATTTACAGTCTCAAAAAACTCTTTTTGAACAGTAAAGTAAGCTTCTTTAAAGTGTTCTAACTCTAAGAACTTAAAGAATATTTGAGTACTTATATAGTAGGGAATATTTCCAAATAACAATATCTCTTTACTATCAGTATTTAGTTCTTCTACTAAAAGCTTTAAGAAGTCTTTATTAACTATCTTTGAGTCTGGGAACTTAGTAATTAGATAGGATGAGAGCTTAGAGTCTAACTCTATTCCTATATATTCTTTATTTGTTCTAACTAGATATTGAGTTATTTGACCACAACCAGG
This window harbors:
- the rsmA gene encoding 16S rRNA (adenine(1518)-N(6)/adenine(1519)-N(6))-dimethyltransferase RsmA, with protein sequence MKNKKNLAQYFLKNKNIQKRIAETINRTDYKTIVEIGPGCGQITQYLVRTNKEYIGIELDSKLSSYLITKFPDSKIVNKDFLKLLVEELNTDSKEILLFGNIPYYISTQIFFKFLELEHFKEAYFTVQKEFFETVNASCNSKQYSSLSVLFQTFCEIKKLFVIGRLNFFPKPNVDSIFLSLKKKYQPSDQALKDYSVFVKSCFSRPRKVLLNNPIFEELEEEMKESLLENKLLTKNTRISELNPEEILILFKTLKELSIL